ATAGGAACTCTTTTTGCGCTAGCCGGCCCTGTACACATAGACAATATGGTTCATTTGAAAAAAAAGGGCTACGACATCGTACTTGCCATTGATGCAAGCGGATCGATGCAAGAAAAGGGATTTGATCCGACAGATCCACAAAAAACAAAATTCGATGTGGTTAGGAGTCTGGTAAAAGCCTTTATTTCTAAAAGAAGAAACGATAATATCGGCGTCGTCATCTTTGGTTCTTTTGCCTACATCGCTTCCCCTTTGACATTCAATAAAGAGGCGGTGAAAAAGATTCTTGATTATCTCGATATTGGTGTGGCAGGATCGAAAACAGCAATTGATGATGCATTGATCGAGAGTGTTCGGCTCTTAAAAGAGTCACAGGCAAAATCGAAAATCGTGATACTACTTACCGATGGTATCGATACAGCGAGTAAAACACCCCCCGATGTTGCTGTGAAGATGGCGAAAAAGTATGGCGTGAAAATCTATACGATAGGAATCGGAGATAAAAGAGGCATCGATGAAGCTTTTTTGAGATGGCTTGCCCAGCAGGGCCATGGGTACTATTTCTATGCAAAAGATGCTTCTATGCTACGAAAAATCTATGATGAGATCAATAGACTTGAGCCAAGTGAAATACGAGGGAAAGAGATTGTAAAAAAGGATGAGCTGTACCCATATGTACTTTTTGTAGCTATCTTGGCTCTTTTGGGCTATATCTATATTTACGGGAAGCGAGGTTTTTGATGAAGTTTCTCAGTTTTGAATTTATTCCTTTGATGCTGCTTCCTTCCATTGTCCTACTCTATCTTGTTTTGACGAATAAAAGTATGGTAGAGCGTATTTTCGAAGAGAGTGTTTTATCAAAACTCAGGATTGATCAAGGGCTTTCTAAAAAAATGCGTTTGACGCTTCTTTTCATGGCTCTTTTTGCCATGATTTTAGCCATGGCAAGACCTGTATATCAAAAAGGTGTTGTACAAGTAGAGAGTCTCAGTGCCAATGTTGGTATAGCTCTCGATATATCCAACTCTATGAAAGCCACAGATTACTATCCTGATAGATTACAGTTTGCCAAAAAAAAGATCGAAGAGTTTATAAAAGCTTCAAAAAATTTAAACATTGCATTACTCGCTTTTGCTGACGAAGCCTATATTGTGTCTCCTCCATCTTCGGATAAAGAGGCTCTTTTGTATATGCTCAAGCACCTCGATACAGAAAGCCTTGCATTACAGGGAACAAATTTTTTAGCGGCTTTAATGAGTGCTGATATGCTTTTAGGAAAAGAGGGGCAAAAGAGTGTTGTTTTATTTACAGATGGGGGAAATAAGGAAGATTTTTCAAAAGAGATTGCATTTGCAAAAAAAAGAGGGATACAAGTTCACATCATAGGGATTGGGACGCAAAAGGGTGCTCCGATTCCAACGAAAAATGGATATATGCAAGATGCCAAAGGCAATATTGTTATTACTAAGCTCAATGTTCATATAGCAGAGCTTGCTACGAAAACGGGTGGAATATTCATCCAGGCGAGCTATGGCAACCAAGATATACAAAAAATTCTTGCACACTTGGAAAGCTTGGCAAAAACGCATCACATAGAAAAGATTGTGGATCAGGTAGAGTTTTATCCCTATTTGCTCGCTTTAGCGTTTCTTTTTCTTTTCATGGCATTTTTTACGATCCCATCTAAACAGATGACTCTGCTTGCGGTTTTAATGATAGGATTGAAGCTTCATGCCGGACTAACCGATTTTAAATTGATCAAACAGGCAAAAGAAGCGTATGATCGTGGAGCATATGAGGTTGCCGCACAAAAATTTAAAGAGATAGCCGAGGTCAAAGGGTCCGCACAAAGCTATTTCGATGCTGGGAATGCCTTGTACAAAGCGAAAAAATATAAAGAGGCTTTTCAATATTACGCAAAAGTACAGACCGAGGACAAAGAACTTGAGTTTCGAAAGCTTCACAATATGGGGAATTGCTATTTCCAGCTGCAAAACTATCAAAAAGCGATTGAGATGTATGAAAAAGCTTTGAAACTAAAAAATGATCCCGATACGAAGTACAATCTGGAACTTGCAAAAAAGATGTTGCAAAAGAAAAGGAAACAACAGAATAAAAAAAATGATCAAAAGCAACAAAATCAAAAAAAGAGTCCCCAGCAAAAAAAGAGCAAGAACAAACAAAATTCAAAACAGGAAAAAAATCAAAAAAATCAAAAGAGTCAGAATAAACAGAAGCAAAAATCAAAACAGATGAGGAAAAATGTGCCAATTTCCGATAGAGAAGAGAAAAAATGGATCAAGCAGATTGAGAAGAACCCGTTAAAAACATTTTTGTACAAAGCACCATTAAAAATAAAAAAAGAGGGAACAGATGAAAATCCTTGGTAGTCTGATATTTATTGTCTCTATTGTATTTGCCGATTTTCAAGTTTTTTTGGAGAAAAATCCTATCTATTCAGGGGAACCGGCTCAGCTCCATCTCAAAGCAACGGGGCAGAAGATCCTTCTACCAAATCTTCAAAAAATAGGATCGTATCCGATTGCCGATAGTGCCAACTTTTTTTCACAAAAGATTATCAATGGCCAAAGAACGTATACCCAGGAGAAGATTTTTACTTTTTATCCCGATTCAAATATGACGATTGGACCTTTTGAAGCTATCATCGATGGGAAAAAGGTAGAAAGTAAGCCAATTCGACTGGTTGTCAAACCTTCAAGTGGGAAAAATGCCAACATTCTTTTTGAGATGAAAGTGGATAAAAAAGAGGCTTTTGTAGGGGAACCGATTGTAGCAGAGCTTATTTTGAAAATTCGAAGGACTCTACGGATAGTGGATTACAGTTTTGAACCTCCGAAATTCGATAATTTTTGGGTCAAAGAGCTGAAAAGTAGTAACAAATATCTTGAAGAGCATGGAGAGTATTTGGTTAAAAGGATACAATTTCTGCTTTTTCCACAAAAATCTGGCGTATTGAAAATTCCGCCAGCTGTTTTCAAATATGCCGTTGCCAGTAAAACAAGAGATCTTTTCGGTTTTTCTATTACGACACCGAAATGGTATCAAGTTGCTTCTAATGCTGTGCAAATTGTTGCAAAAGCGCTTCCTCAGCCTGTTGATATCGTTGGACACTTCAATTTGAAAGTGGAGGTGGACAAAAAAGAAGTTCATTCTAATGAACCGATCAATCTTGTAGTGACGATCGATGGATATGGAAATTTGGAAAATTTTGATGGATTTGATCTCAATATTTCAAATGCTGTGGTTTATGCGGATAAACCAAAGCTCAAAGAGCAGTTTAAAAATGGTCAATTGCATGCTCGCTTTACACAAAAATTTTCCATTATCGCAGACAGAGATTTCACGATCCCCGCATTGCAAGTGGACTATTTTGATCTTGAGACCAAAAAAATAGTTCATCTCCACAGTGAACCAATCTCTATCAAAGTTTTAGGAGCAGTTGTCAAAGAGTCTCAACCAAAGGTACAAACTCCTATCGATCAACAAAAACAGAAGATTGTCTATAAAGAAAGCAGAAAAAGAGAAATTTTTATCTTTTTTGCAGGGCTCATTGCAGGTATCGGGATTGCACTTATTGTGCTTCTTCTTTTGAAATGGAAGCCATTAAAGAAAGAGCTCTTTTTTACTGATAAAAAAGAGCTTCTCAATAGACTCTTGCCGTATATCGCCAACAATGAAAAGGCAAGAGCTTTAGCTCATGCCCTGTACGAAGAGATCTATGAAGGAAAAAAACACAGAATCTCCAAAAAGGATGTAGAGGAGGTGTTAAAGGATTTGATGTAGAGTAGTGGCATTTTTCATCCACTCCTCCAACTCCTCCCAACGCTCTTTTTCGATCAGCTCTTTGGCATAGGAGAACTCGTCGTTGAATGTTTTCAATGAGCGTAGAAGGTTCTCTTTGTTTTGTTTGAATATGTCGCTCCACATTGCAGGATTGCTTTTAGCCAGTCTACTCATATCTTTAAAACCGCCCGCTGCCAAAATCAAGATGCTTTTGGGATCCTCTTGCTTGAGGACAGAGTTTGCCAGCGCATAGCTAATGGCATGAGGAAGATGACTTATATATGCGGCGTGCAAGTCGTGCTCATGAGCATCCATCATTACAATTTGCATACCCAATTCAACAAAGATATTTTCTGCTCTCTCCTTATGAAAGGGATCGTTCTCTTCTGTATTGCATAAAACGACTATCTTATCATAATAGAGTCCTTCAATAGCAGCCTCAGGACCTGAATACTCAGTTCCAGTCATAGGATGAGCTGCAACGAAGTTTTTTCTAATTTGAGGTGGGCAGTTTTTGACAATTTTCTCTTTCGTACTTCCAAGATCGATGATGGTCGTATGCGGCTCAATATCTATGAGCTTATGTAAAGTTTTGATGATAGCTTCTACAGGGATAGCTAAAAAAACTACGTCACACTTTTTGATCTGTTCAAAATCAACGATCTCATCTACAAGGTCCAATGAAATTGCTTGTTGACAATGTTTGGGATTTCTGTCATAACCGACGACTTTATCCGCGATACCGTTCTTTTTAAGATCCAGTGCCAACGAGCCACCCATGAGGCCGAGTCCAACAATTCCGACTTGCATCAGACTCCTTGAATTGAGAGTGATTTATTATATCGAGCCTCTCTTTTAATCAAGATTAATCTAAATATTGGTACACTTAATAAACTAATATTTACAAAAGCTTCGCTATAAAGGCAATGAATGAAAAAACGGATCGTGCTACTAGCTATTGCATCTGCTTTGCATGCGCAGACAATACAATCGATAGAGTTTGAAGGATTGATGCACCTATCCCCAACGATTGCAAAAGAGATGATTGGCATTCATGAGGGTGAAACTTTGGATATGGAAAAGATTGACGAGGCGGTAAAAAAGTTCTATGCACAAGGCTACTTCAAAGATATTTGGGTGGAGCAAAAAGATGGCAAAATTATATTTCATTTCGTAGAGAAGCCTTTGATAGCGGGTATAGAAGTACTGGGGTATCTAGAAAACAAGGAAGATGAAATCAATGATATTTTGGGACTGAAAAAAGGCGATATCTATGACGAAAAAGTGATAGAACGGGCCAAAGAGAATATCAAGAGAAAAGCTAGGAGCGAAGGATATTTCGACACGGTCGTTGAAGTTGATACGGAGAAAGTTGGAGAGAACAGCCTAAAGGTTACCTTTATTGTCAACAAAGGGGAAAAAGTTTATATCCAAAAGATGAATCTTTGTGGAGCCACTGTTTTCGATAAAGGCGATATTGAAGACGTAGTTGCAAACAAAGAACGTGACAGGTGGCTTGGCTGGATGCTCGGATTCAACAGCGGTGAATTGAAACTTGATCAACTACCAATGGATAGTGCTAGAATAAAAAATCTCTATTTAACCGAAGGATACCTTGACGCTCAGGTAAGTGACCCTTTCTTGCGGGTCGATTTCGATAATTATAAAGCAAAACTCAGATATCACATAACAGAAGGAAAGCCGTATCATGTCCAAGATGTAGAGATCAAGCTTCTTGAGCCTGTTTTGAATAAAACGGAGATAGAGGAGTTGAAAGAGGAGCTCTCTCTTCGAAAAGGAAAACTCTTTAATGTAGAGAAGATGAGAAAAGATATCGAAAAGATAAAACGTTTCGTTGCAGATAAAGGGTATGCTTTTGTTCGAATCGCACCCGATTTCCATAAAGATGAAAAAAAACATCTGGTTTCGCTTCGCTATATGGTCAATCCTGGAGAAAAAGTCTACATCCATGATGTGATCATCTCTGGAAACCAACGAACGCTTGACCGTGTTATCAGGCGAGAGGTCTATCTTGCACCAGGGGACCTGTACAGTTATACCGATATGATCGAATCCAAAAATGCATTGAAAAGGACAGGTTTTTTTGAAGACGTGAAGATCGAAGAAAGACGAGTTGGCGCCAATCAGATGGATCTTGTGGTTAACGTCAAAGAGATGCCTACAGGAAACATCATGGTCGGCGGTGGATACAGCTCTTATGAAGGATTTATCCTCAATGCTGCCATCAACGACAAAAATATTTTCGGAAGCGGTATCAATGGAAACTTCAACGTGGATTTCTCTTCAAAATCTTTGCGTTTCAGTGTAGGGGTATTCAATCCAAGAGTCTTTGACAGTGATTATAGTCTTGGAGTCAATCTCTTTAGCACACGGTTTCAATACTATGATTATACTCAGGATCGCAAAGGGGCTTCCGTTAGTGTTGGAAAACGCTTGACAAGACATCTTTACTCTTCTGTCAGTTACACTTATGAGAAGAATGAATTGAGCGATGTCAACTATGACAATACCTACTTTTTTGCAGGAGACTACACGAAAAGTGCTCTTACACCATCCCTTAAATTCGACAATACAGATGATTACTATGTACCAAGGCACGGATTTGCTCTCTCTGGTTCGTTGGAATATGCAGGGCTTGGCGGAGATGAACAGTATATCAAAGCCTATCTCAAAGGCGCAGTATACTATGGCCTTGAAGATCTGATAGATTACGATCTGATTTTAAGAGCAAAAGGAAAAGTCGGGTATATATACGACAACGGTTATCTGCCTGTCTTTGAAAAGTTTTATCTAGGGGGTATCAGTTCACTCAGAGGATATCAGACAGCCTCTTTGTCTCCTAAAGATGCACAAGGTCGTCTTATTGGTGGCAAATATATGTTCTCGACTTCACTTGAAGCGAGTATTCCGCTTATGAAGCAGACAAATATGCGACTTACGGGATTTCTTGATTTTGGCGGTATTGGTGACGAAAGTTTTACAGAAATTACCCGTGCTGGTACCGGAGTGGCACTGGAGTGGATCAGTCCTATGGGGCCGTTGCAACTTATTTTCGCACATGCGCTCAATGAAGAGCCGGGTGATAGAACCTCCAGTTTTGAATTTAGTATTGGCTCTAGGTTCTAAAAAGCACCGCTACTGGTGCTGGCTTTTCTACTGATTTGATCTCCTCTTTTGCAAGGTAAAACTTCGTATTGCTTTTGATCAAAATCACGCCTTCACCATATTCCACACTAAAATCTGGGCAAGAAAGATCTTTATTGAGCACTTCGGCGAGTGTGAGAGTGAAGCTGAGCCAGTTCATTGTATCGGTTGGTGGCAAAAGCGTACCCAACGTTTTGAGATGAGACTTTGAGGGTAGCTTCTTTTTGTGAAAACGCACCAGTGTGGAGATGGTAGCAATCTCTTCATGGGTAAGGTTGTATTCAAGATCATTGAGAATGATGTAGCTGCTATGTTTGTGATGGTCATAAAAGTCGATTTTGATACCGATATTTGTCAGTTTCGAAGCGATAAGCAGTATCTTTTCGAACTTTTTTTCAGGATCATATAAAGGATGTAAGGCATCGTATATCTTTTTTGTAAAACGGTATAGACACCTGTTTTGCTTTTCATTGATACAGAAACGATCCAACAGACTTCGAACACTAGGTTCGAAATTTGCTGGAAAGCGATAGTGTTGGTTTCGAAGCAGATCTTTTAAAAAGAGACCTTCTCGAACGCCTACACCGCTCGTGATGACCCTTTTTGATTGAATATGTGAAAGAACCTCTTTAAAAATGAGAGTTCCCTCTTTGATCGTATCGTATCTCTCCTTCTTGATATGTAGTTTTTTCAGTTTGTATACCGGAGCGGTAATAATTTTATCTATGAATCGCTTTTCATCTTCCACATAATAGGAGAATGCATGGAGTTTTTCCAAAGGATACTCGTTTTTTTCCATGATAGCTTTTGAGAGAGCCCGTATTGTTCCACCGATACCGATGGCAATCTCATGTTTAAAATGGGTAGGTATTTTTTGTAATTCGTTATGAATAAATTTGATTGCTTTTTCTAAATTCTCTTTCTTATCGAAAAAGAGCTCTTTAAGTCGAACTGTACCGAGATCCAAAGAGATGGTGTCAACCACCTTACGGTCTTGAATAAGAGCAAGTTCTGTTGATCCACCACCGATATCAACGGTGATACCCTCGTGTATGGGTAGAAGGTTCGCTGCAGCAATTCCCCCAAGGAGTGCTTCCGTTTTTCCGTCAATGACTTTTATGTTGAGTCCAAGTTCGCGCCTGACCAGTGAAAGAAAGTGTGATCTGTTGGGAGCATCGCGGAGTGCCGAAGTGGCGACACATAAGATTTTCCGAACTTGAAAGGATTTTGCAATATGTAAAAACTCATTGAGCGCATTGAGTGCTCTTTGCATGGGGATCTCTTGCAAAAGCCCGCCATGCTCATACGCGCCCTCTCCAATACGCACTTTGCTTTTTGTTTCATTGAGAAGATAAAAACCAAATCGACTCGTTCGCTCGATGACAATCATACGAGCGGAGTTTGAGCCGATATCGATGATGGCCGTGCGTCTTGCCATCACTCTTCTTCGTTGACTATCTGTTTGTATTTATATTTGAGTTCCGCTATGGTTTCTACATTATCAGGGTCTGGTACGATACAATCGACGGGACACACTGCTATACACGCTGGTTCATCATAAAAACCTACACATTCGGTACATCGGTCAGGATCGATAATATAGATAGGATCGCCCTCTTCAATCGCCTCTGTGGGGCACTCTTCTCTACAGGCATCACAAGCGATGCACTCATCCGTTATCATTAGTGACATTGAACCCCCTATAAACTTTGTTTGTCAGAGATTTATAGCTGATATTAGCTTAAAATAACTTTAACAAATAGGACAAGCGAGCTGCGTGGGAATAAAAAGAGAGGCAACGGCACCTTTAGCATCTTTTCTGTTTCTGATTTCTATTTTGGCACCCATCGCATCGGCTGCACTGCGTGCCAAGAAAAGACCGAGTCCGACTCCACTTTTGTTTCCGATTCTTTTAAAGGGTGCAAAAAGGTCGATACTCTCATCGACTCCTGGACCCTCATCGAGAACCTCGATTTTTATTCCTCCACTCACTGGGTAGCTTCGTAACGTAATGGTTCCACCCTCTGGAGTAAATTTGATGGCGTTTTGGACAAAGTTTTGGATGATATGGTTAAGCAGCGTTGGCTGTATCGTTGCCTTGTAGGATTTTGGCTTAAGATCCATTTGAATCTCTTTGTCCTCATTCCTTGCCAGGAGTTGATAGTTGTTGGCTTTTTCTTTGAGATACTCAATCAGATCTATTTCTATAGGTGGCTCAAATTGATCGCTCTCTTGTCGGCCGATTTTGAGAACATTTTCTATCATTTTGTTCATTTCGTTAATGGTTTTGATATTGAGCTTTATTGTTTGAATATACTCTTCAGGTGATCTTTTTTTGATCAATGTGACTTCATTTTTGAGCTTCATGACAGCCAAAGGCGTTTTAAGCTCATGTGCGATACCGATGAAGAGCTCTTTTTGATACTTGACAAATGTTTGCACTCGATTGATAAGCATATTGATCGATCTGCCCAATGGCTGAAACTCCATAGGAAGATCTTTGACTTTGATGGGTTTTAAAAGATTTTCATTCATCGATGAGAGTTTGGCCGTCAATTTCATAATATATTTCGTCAGATAGTTTGATAGAAGCGCAGCATATACGATAATAAATGCAAATGCCAAGATGTTGGTGAAAATAATGATGCGATACAGTTTTTTCAAAATAAATTGAATAGAGGTGATATCTTTGGAAATTTTGAGATAGGTCTGTTCTTGAAAATCGTATGGATAGTAAAGGATCATCCAAGTTTTGTTCTGTTTTCTATCAACAACTTTTTGTATAAAGATTTCATCTTTGGAACTTTTGGGTTTGGAGACAACTTCTACAGAAATATTGAGCGTTTTTTGCAGATAACTACTATCGATTTTTTGCCCTTGGTGGAAATTTGGTGCATTGGTTTTGATGTAATTTGCCTGTTTTATCAACTGCTCTTGGATCTCTTCATAGAGTGAGTTTTGAACAGCTTTATAGATGATCGTAGAAAAAAGAGCGATCAGGATAGCCGAAGCTATCACTAATCGAATAAGCAGTTTGGTTTTTAAGCTTTGCGAGGATAGCAAAATCGATAACCCCGTCTGCGAACGGTTTCAATTGTTTGGATACCCAGTGGTTTATCTAATTTTTGTCGAATCTGGTTGATAGCTACCTCGATTACGTTTGGAGTGACGAGCTCGGGTTCTTCCCAGATTGCATCTAGAAGTTGCTCTTTGGAGACGATTTGATCTTTGTGTCTTGCCAAATGGGTGAGGACCTCGAAAGGTTTTCCTTTGAGTTCGATCTCTCGATCTTTGTAAAGAATCTTCTCTTCTTCAGGATTGATGATCAACTCTTTGATTTCGATGATACTACTTCCGCCAAATCGAAGTCTCGCTTCGATTCTTGCCACAAGTACATCGAAATCGAATGGTTTTCGAATATAGTCATCTGCCCCGGCTCTCAAAGCCTCTATCTCGCTCTCTTTGTCATCTCTTGCAGAAAGAACGATGACGACAGTTTTGGGATTGTCCTGTTTAACTTGAGTAACGAGTTCCAATCCGCTGCCGTCTGGCAACATCCAGTCTACAAGAATAAGATCATAATTTCTGATATCAAGATAGTATTGTGCATCTTTCAAGCTTTCGCTAATATCACTTTGATATCCAAACTCTTTCAATCCTTCCGCCAAGGTCTTGTTGAGTGTGATTTCATCTTCAACAATCAAAATTCTCATGCAGCCGCCCCTTATCTAATTTTAAGAATTGGCAGAATTATAACACAATTTTAGTTTTTTTTAAACAATTTTTTAGCAAATTTTAAAACTTTTTTTATGAAAAATTAAGGGAGAGGGAAACGGAGGGAATGCAATGAGAAAGAATTGTCGGTTTTTTTATGCGCATTGTGACTTTTTTGACAGACGGATAGCTCTTTTTGATCAAAAATAGTGTCTCTTGCAAGGCTTCTTCAAGAAGATGAAATTTGTTTTTTTGGATATGTCGGATGATAAGCGTTTCTAAGGAGGCGTAATCTATGAAATCCTCTTTTTTTTCATAGACCAGTTCCAAAAAAATTTCCAAAGGCTGTGGACTGGAACGCTCTTGCGGCAAGATACCGATGATAGCATCGAAGCTCAACTGTTCCAATCGAATGGTGTATTCCATCAGGCTGCTACTTTTCCTTCTTGGCCTGTCAGTAGCCGTTTGATATTTGGCAGATGTTTATAAAAAATGATGAATGCTAAAAGTAGAAGTGGTGCGTGTGAATGCACATATGGCATATCCGGGTGAACGATAAAAGAAGCGACCACAAGAGCTACAAGCCCAGAAAGGGAAGATAAGGATGAGATCTTTGTCGTTTTTGCCACAATAAGCCAGGTGACAATTCCAATAATAGTTTCAACAGG
The Nitratiruptor sp. SB155-2 genome window above contains:
- a CDS encoding vWA domain-containing protein; protein product: MSSFAFDRPLWLWAIFIVVFCIWKCRAKESALIFPHIDILKKAANKKAFLPEFLKITAIIGTLFALAGPVHIDNMVHLKKKGYDIVLAIDASGSMQEKGFDPTDPQKTKFDVVRSLVKAFISKRRNDNIGVVIFGSFAYIASPLTFNKEAVKKILDYLDIGVAGSKTAIDDALIESVRLLKESQAKSKIVILLTDGIDTASKTPPDVAVKMAKKYGVKIYTIGIGDKRGIDEAFLRWLAQQGHGYYFYAKDASMLRKIYDEINRLEPSEIRGKEIVKKDELYPYVLFVAILALLGYIYIYGKRGF
- a CDS encoding VWA domain-containing protein; the protein is MKFLSFEFIPLMLLPSIVLLYLVLTNKSMVERIFEESVLSKLRIDQGLSKKMRLTLLFMALFAMILAMARPVYQKGVVQVESLSANVGIALDISNSMKATDYYPDRLQFAKKKIEEFIKASKNLNIALLAFADEAYIVSPPSSDKEALLYMLKHLDTESLALQGTNFLAALMSADMLLGKEGQKSVVLFTDGGNKEDFSKEIAFAKKRGIQVHIIGIGTQKGAPIPTKNGYMQDAKGNIVITKLNVHIAELATKTGGIFIQASYGNQDIQKILAHLESLAKTHHIEKIVDQVEFYPYLLALAFLFLFMAFFTIPSKQMTLLAVLMIGLKLHAGLTDFKLIKQAKEAYDRGAYEVAAQKFKEIAEVKGSAQSYFDAGNALYKAKKYKEAFQYYAKVQTEDKELEFRKLHNMGNCYFQLQNYQKAIEMYEKALKLKNDPDTKYNLELAKKMLQKKRKQQNKKNDQKQQNQKKSPQQKKSKNKQNSKQEKNQKNQKSQNKQKQKSKQMRKNVPISDREEKKWIKQIEKNPLKTFLYKAPLKIKKEGTDENPW
- a CDS encoding BatD family protein, with product MKILGSLIFIVSIVFADFQVFLEKNPIYSGEPAQLHLKATGQKILLPNLQKIGSYPIADSANFFSQKIINGQRTYTQEKIFTFYPDSNMTIGPFEAIIDGKKVESKPIRLVVKPSSGKNANILFEMKVDKKEAFVGEPIVAELILKIRRTLRIVDYSFEPPKFDNFWVKELKSSNKYLEEHGEYLVKRIQFLLFPQKSGVLKIPPAVFKYAVASKTRDLFGFSITTPKWYQVASNAVQIVAKALPQPVDIVGHFNLKVEVDKKEVHSNEPINLVVTIDGYGNLENFDGFDLNISNAVVYADKPKLKEQFKNGQLHARFTQKFSIIADRDFTIPALQVDYFDLETKKIVHLHSEPISIKVLGAVVKESQPKVQTPIDQQKQKIVYKESRKREIFIFFAGLIAGIGIALIVLLLLKWKPLKKELFFTDKKELLNRLLPYIANNEKARALAHALYEEIYEGKKHRISKKDVEEVLKDLM
- a CDS encoding prephenate dehydrogenase, translating into MQVGIVGLGLMGGSLALDLKKNGIADKVVGYDRNPKHCQQAISLDLVDEIVDFEQIKKCDVVFLAIPVEAIIKTLHKLIDIEPHTTIIDLGSTKEKIVKNCPPQIRKNFVAAHPMTGTEYSGPEAAIEGLYYDKIVVLCNTEENDPFHKERAENIFVELGMQIVMMDAHEHDLHAAYISHLPHAISYALANSVLKQEDPKSILILAAGGFKDMSRLAKSNPAMWSDIFKQNKENLLRSLKTFNDEFSYAKELIEKERWEELEEWMKNATTLHQIL
- the bamA gene encoding outer membrane protein assembly factor BamA, producing MKKRIVLLAIASALHAQTIQSIEFEGLMHLSPTIAKEMIGIHEGETLDMEKIDEAVKKFYAQGYFKDIWVEQKDGKIIFHFVEKPLIAGIEVLGYLENKEDEINDILGLKKGDIYDEKVIERAKENIKRKARSEGYFDTVVEVDTEKVGENSLKVTFIVNKGEKVYIQKMNLCGATVFDKGDIEDVVANKERDRWLGWMLGFNSGELKLDQLPMDSARIKNLYLTEGYLDAQVSDPFLRVDFDNYKAKLRYHITEGKPYHVQDVEIKLLEPVLNKTEIEELKEELSLRKGKLFNVEKMRKDIEKIKRFVADKGYAFVRIAPDFHKDEKKHLVSLRYMVNPGEKVYIHDVIISGNQRTLDRVIRREVYLAPGDLYSYTDMIESKNALKRTGFFEDVKIEERRVGANQMDLVVNVKEMPTGNIMVGGGYSSYEGFILNAAINDKNIFGSGINGNFNVDFSSKSLRFSVGVFNPRVFDSDYSLGVNLFSTRFQYYDYTQDRKGASVSVGKRLTRHLYSSVSYTYEKNELSDVNYDNTYFFAGDYTKSALTPSLKFDNTDDYYVPRHGFALSGSLEYAGLGGDEQYIKAYLKGAVYYGLEDLIDYDLILRAKGKVGYIYDNGYLPVFEKFYLGGISSLRGYQTASLSPKDAQGRLIGGKYMFSTSLEASIPLMKQTNMRLTGFLDFGGIGDESFTEITRAGTGVALEWISPMGPLQLIFAHALNEEPGDRTSSFEFSIGSRF
- a CDS encoding Ppx/GppA phosphatase family protein; this encodes MARRTAIIDIGSNSARMIVIERTSRFGFYLLNETKSKVRIGEGAYEHGGLLQEIPMQRALNALNEFLHIAKSFQVRKILCVATSALRDAPNRSHFLSLVRRELGLNIKVIDGKTEALLGGIAAANLLPIHEGITVDIGGGSTELALIQDRKVVDTISLDLGTVRLKELFFDKKENLEKAIKFIHNELQKIPTHFKHEIAIGIGGTIRALSKAIMEKNEYPLEKLHAFSYYVEDEKRFIDKIITAPVYKLKKLHIKKERYDTIKEGTLIFKEVLSHIQSKRVITSGVGVREGLFLKDLLRNQHYRFPANFEPSVRSLLDRFCINEKQNRCLYRFTKKIYDALHPLYDPEKKFEKILLIASKLTNIGIKIDFYDHHKHSSYIILNDLEYNLTHEEIATISTLVRFHKKKLPSKSHLKTLGTLLPPTDTMNWLSFTLTLAEVLNKDLSCPDFSVEYGEGVILIKSNTKFYLAKEEIKSVEKPAPVAVLFRT
- a CDS encoding YfhL family 4Fe-4S dicluster ferredoxin, which produces MSLMITDECIACDACREECPTEAIEEGDPIYIIDPDRCTECVGFYDEPACIAVCPVDCIVPDPDNVETIAELKYKYKQIVNEEE
- a CDS encoding sensor histidine kinase; this encodes MLSSQSLKTKLLIRLVIASAILIALFSTIIYKAVQNSLYEEIQEQLIKQANYIKTNAPNFHQGQKIDSSYLQKTLNISVEVVSKPKSSKDEIFIQKVVDRKQNKTWMILYYPYDFQEQTYLKISKDITSIQFILKKLYRIIIFTNILAFAFIIVYAALLSNYLTKYIMKLTAKLSSMNENLLKPIKVKDLPMEFQPLGRSINMLINRVQTFVKYQKELFIGIAHELKTPLAVMKLKNEVTLIKKRSPEEYIQTIKLNIKTINEMNKMIENVLKIGRQESDQFEPPIEIDLIEYLKEKANNYQLLARNEDKEIQMDLKPKSYKATIQPTLLNHIIQNFVQNAIKFTPEGGTITLRSYPVSGGIKIEVLDEGPGVDESIDLFAPFKRIGNKSGVGLGLFLARSAADAMGAKIEIRNRKDAKGAVASLFIPTQLACPIC
- the hsrA gene encoding homeostatic response regulator transcription factor HsrA, translating into MRILIVEDEITLNKTLAEGLKEFGYQSDISESLKDAQYYLDIRNYDLILVDWMLPDGSGLELVTQVKQDNPKTVVIVLSARDDKESEIEALRAGADDYIRKPFDFDVLVARIEARLRFGGSSIIEIKELIINPEEEKILYKDREIELKGKPFEVLTHLARHKDQIVSKEQLLDAIWEEPELVTPNVIEVAINQIRQKLDKPLGIQTIETVRRRGYRFCYPRKA
- a CDS encoding dihydroneopterin aldolase, encoding MEYTIRLEQLSFDAIIGILPQERSSPQPLEIFLELVYEKKEDFIDYASLETLIIRHIQKNKFHLLEEALQETLFLIKKSYPSVKKVTMRIKKPTILSHCIPSVSLSLNFS